One window from the genome of Deinococcus arcticus encodes:
- a CDS encoding ring-cleaving dioxygenase, translating into MTRSPLAPHGLHHVTAVTANARENLRFYTGVLGLRLVKKTVNQDDVTAYHLFYADAEGSPGSDLTFFEWPVPPEQPGNNSISRTSLRVPEGSLDWWQTRLDAQGLPVARVVRAGRIHLDFADPEGQRLSLVEGGPAGVPWEGSTVPREHQIHGLGPVELTLPNLFPTGRVLEKAYGLSAAGTYPDPEDAGRTIHVYRMGEGGPHAELHLRLDPALLPARPGAGGVHHLALRVQDDQYHAWDAHLRGLGLRTSGEVDRHWFRSVYYREPQGVLIELATDGPGFAVDEDPAHLGETLILAPFLEPRRRQIEAGLTPLD; encoded by the coding sequence ATGACCCGATCTCCCCTCGCTCCCCACGGGCTGCACCATGTCACGGCCGTGACCGCCAATGCCCGTGAGAATCTGCGGTTCTATACCGGCGTGCTGGGCCTGCGGCTGGTGAAAAAGACCGTGAATCAGGATGATGTCACCGCCTATCACCTCTTTTATGCCGATGCCGAGGGTAGCCCCGGCAGTGACCTGACGTTTTTCGAGTGGCCGGTGCCCCCCGAGCAGCCCGGCAACAACTCCATTTCCCGCACCAGCCTGCGGGTGCCTGAAGGTAGCCTGGACTGGTGGCAAACGCGGCTGGACGCTCAGGGGCTGCCAGTGGCCCGGGTGGTGCGTGCTGGGCGGATTCACCTGGACTTTGCCGACCCCGAGGGCCAGCGCCTGAGTCTGGTGGAGGGGGGCCCGGCCGGCGTGCCGTGGGAAGGCAGCACTGTGCCCCGGGAGCATCAGATTCACGGCCTGGGCCCGGTGGAACTGACCCTGCCGAACCTCTTTCCCACCGGGCGTGTGCTGGAAAAGGCGTATGGCCTGAGCGCCGCTGGCACCTACCCTGACCCTGAAGATGCCGGGCGGACCATTCACGTGTACCGCATGGGCGAGGGCGGCCCGCACGCGGAGTTGCACCTGCGCCTGGACCCGGCGCTGCTGCCCGCGCGGCCCGGTGCCGGCGGCGTTCATCACCTCGCGCTGCGGGTGCAGGACGACCAGTACCATGCCTGGGACGCGCACCTGCGGGGCCTGGGCCTGCGCACCAGCGGCGAGGTGGACCGCCACTGGTTCCGCAGCGTCTATTACCGGGAGCCGCAGGGCGTGCTGATTGAACTGGCCACCGATGGCCCAGGTTTTGCGGTGGACGAGGACCCGGCCCACCTGGGCGAAACCCTGATTCTGGCCCCGTTCCTGGAACCGCGCCGCCGGCAGATTGAAGCCGGATTGACGCCGCTGGACTGA
- the miaB gene encoding tRNA (N6-isopentenyl adenosine(37)-C2)-methylthiotransferase MiaB, producing the protein MKAHLITYGCQMNEYDTHLVQSQLVSFGAAIVDTVDEADFVLINTCAVRGKPVEKVRSVLGTLRKTKAQRPLVVGMMGCLAQLDEGQQMARKFGVDVLLGPGSLLDIGKALEGNERFWGLAFKDELHDHIPPPPTGKLQAHLTIMRGCDHHCTYCIVPTTRGPQVSRHPDDIRRELDTLLSAGVQEVTLLGQNVNAYGVDGGARLGGYPSFAGLLRLVGQSGIRRIKFTTSHPMNFTEDVAAAMAETPAVCEFVHLPVQSGSNRVLRRMAREYTREKYLTHIAEIRRHLPDAVLATDIIVGFPGETEEDFQETLSLYDEVGYDSAYMFAYSARPGTPSYKHFEDLPREVKTERLSRLIARQKEWSARKNAEKVGTVQEVLLRGDAHDPAFLEGHTRGNHPTVVPKAIGAAGAGIYAVRIEHATPHMMYGRILDAQGRELPEQPRLDPASAALSAPLAMA; encoded by the coding sequence ATCAAGGCGCATCTCATCACTTACGGCTGTCAAATGAACGAGTACGACACGCACCTCGTTCAGTCTCAACTGGTCAGCTTCGGGGCCGCCATCGTGGATACGGTGGACGAGGCCGATTTCGTGCTGATCAACACCTGCGCGGTGCGCGGCAAACCCGTGGAAAAGGTCCGCAGCGTGCTGGGCACCCTGCGCAAGACCAAGGCGCAGCGGCCCCTGGTGGTGGGCATGATGGGCTGCCTCGCGCAGCTGGACGAGGGCCAGCAGATGGCCCGCAAATTTGGCGTGGACGTGCTGCTGGGCCCCGGCAGCCTGCTGGACATTGGCAAGGCGCTGGAGGGCAACGAGCGCTTCTGGGGCCTGGCCTTCAAGGACGAGCTGCACGACCATATTCCCCCGCCCCCCACCGGCAAGCTGCAGGCGCACCTGACGATCATGCGCGGCTGCGACCACCACTGCACCTACTGCATCGTGCCCACCACGCGCGGGCCCCAGGTCAGCCGCCACCCGGATGACATCCGGCGCGAACTGGACACGCTGCTCTCGGCCGGCGTGCAGGAGGTGACCCTGCTGGGCCAGAACGTGAATGCGTATGGCGTGGACGGCGGCGCGCGCCTGGGCGGCTACCCCAGCTTCGCCGGGCTGCTGCGCCTGGTGGGCCAGAGCGGCATTCGCCGCATCAAGTTCACCACCAGCCACCCGATGAACTTCACCGAAGACGTGGCGGCCGCCATGGCCGAAACCCCCGCTGTGTGCGAGTTCGTGCATTTGCCGGTGCAGAGCGGCAGCAACCGCGTGCTGCGCCGCATGGCCCGCGAATACACCCGCGAGAAGTACCTGACGCACATTGCCGAGATCCGCCGGCACCTGCCCGACGCCGTGCTGGCCACCGACATCATCGTGGGCTTTCCCGGCGAGACCGAGGAGGACTTTCAGGAGACCCTGAGCCTGTACGACGAGGTGGGCTATGACAGCGCCTATATGTTTGCGTACAGCGCTCGCCCCGGTACCCCCAGCTACAAGCATTTCGAGGACCTGCCCCGCGAGGTCAAGACCGAGCGCCTGAGCCGCCTGATTGCCCGGCAAAAGGAATGGAGCGCGCGCAAGAACGCCGAGAAGGTGGGCACGGTGCAGGAAGTGCTGCTGCGCGGCGACGCCCACGACCCGGCCTTTTTGGAAGGGCACACGCGCGGCAACCACCCCACGGTGGTGCCCAAGGCCATTGGAGCCGCTGGCGCGGGCATTTACGCCGTGCGCATTGAGCACGCCACCCCACACATGATGTACGGCCGGATTCTGGATGCCCAGGGCCGCGAACTGCCCGAGCAGCCGCGCCTGGACCCAGCCTCGGCGGCGCTGAGTGCCCCACTGGCCATGGCGTAA